One part of the Bdellovibrio bacteriovorus genome encodes these proteins:
- a CDS encoding dienelactone hydrolase family protein, whose translation MMKSLAAVVLAFGAFMQAHAEVKTETVEYKDGKTTLEGFLAQDNSAKGPRPAIIIVHQWMGLGDHEKASAQRLAEKGYVVLAADIYGKGVRPGSPAEAGKLAGTYKEDVKLFRAREKAAFDYLKKNKNVDAKQIVIMGYCFGGTGALEAARAGLPVAGAVSIHGGLASKNPKDVKNIKTKVLVLHGAIDPYVPPAEVDGFMKEMNEAKVDYQFVAYSGAVHAFTQKDAGNDPSKGHAYNEAAEKRSWSALEAFLNEVAPVAK comes from the coding sequence ATGATGAAGAGTTTGGCGGCAGTGGTGTTGGCGTTCGGAGCCTTTATGCAGGCTCATGCTGAAGTGAAAACTGAAACGGTTGAGTACAAGGATGGCAAGACCACTTTGGAGGGTTTCCTGGCGCAGGACAATTCGGCCAAAGGCCCTCGTCCGGCGATCATCATTGTTCACCAGTGGATGGGACTGGGTGATCATGAAAAAGCTAGCGCTCAGCGTTTGGCGGAAAAAGGTTATGTAGTTCTTGCGGCCGATATCTATGGCAAAGGGGTGCGTCCTGGTTCCCCGGCCGAGGCGGGAAAACTTGCCGGCACTTACAAAGAGGACGTAAAGCTTTTCCGTGCGCGTGAAAAAGCGGCCTTTGATTATCTGAAGAAAAATAAAAACGTCGATGCCAAACAGATCGTGATCATGGGGTATTGTTTTGGCGGGACCGGAGCCCTTGAGGCCGCTCGTGCAGGCTTGCCGGTTGCGGGTGCCGTGAGTATTCATGGGGGCCTTGCCAGCAAAAACCCCAAAGACGTTAAAAATATCAAAACTAAAGTGTTGGTGTTGCACGGGGCGATCGACCCTTACGTACCACCGGCGGAAGTCGACGGCTTCATGAAAGAAATGAACGAAGCCAAAGTTGACTATCAGTTTGTAGCTTATTCTGGAGCAGTTCATGCCTTCACCCAGAAGGACGCCGGCAACGATCCCTCCAAGGGACACGCCTACAATGAGGCGGCTGAGAAGCGCTCCTGGTCTGCTTTGGAGGCCTTCTTGAACGAGGTCGCGCCCGTTGCAAAATAA
- a CDS encoding CNNM domain-containing protein, with the protein MTIIIVLFISTIGISFLCSMLEAVLLTSTSAYIGVLVKENKRSGKLLEHLKENIDRPISAILTLNTVSHTLGSAAIAYQIQIHYGQEAVTVASFALTFLILILSEIIPKSVGAAHWKALVPFAAYTIQFMILLLYPLVIMSEWLGRFFAKTSEDPEVTREEILMTAEIGVEEGTLKGKESNIIKNLLMLDKIYVSDIMTPRSVFFALDKDLTVEEVFNKYRPLRFSRIPVYDGSLDNIIGMTYRYKIHETLSNDLHDKTIGEIVTPISSIPERMTVSQVLDFFIKEKEHVALAVDEYGIVAGLVSLEDAVETLLGVEIVDELDNVEDMRKFALEQWQMRKQKLRRS; encoded by the coding sequence ATGACGATCATTATTGTCCTATTCATCAGTACCATCGGTATCTCTTTTTTATGTTCAATGCTGGAAGCTGTTCTTTTGACGTCGACCTCCGCGTACATCGGGGTTCTGGTCAAAGAGAATAAAAGAAGCGGAAAGCTTCTTGAACATCTGAAAGAAAACATCGACCGCCCCATCTCTGCCATCCTGACCCTGAACACCGTTTCCCACACTCTTGGTTCCGCTGCGATCGCCTACCAAATCCAGATTCACTACGGGCAAGAAGCCGTCACTGTTGCCTCTTTTGCCCTGACCTTCCTGATCCTGATTTTGTCTGAGATCATTCCCAAGTCTGTAGGAGCCGCCCACTGGAAAGCTCTAGTTCCCTTTGCCGCCTACACCATCCAGTTCATGATCCTGCTATTGTATCCCTTGGTGATCATGTCCGAGTGGCTGGGCCGTTTCTTTGCAAAGACCTCTGAAGACCCGGAAGTGACCCGCGAAGAGATCCTGATGACTGCCGAAATCGGCGTGGAAGAAGGAACTTTGAAAGGCAAAGAATCCAACATCATCAAAAATCTGCTGATGCTGGACAAAATCTATGTGTCTGACATCATGACCCCGCGATCCGTGTTCTTTGCTTTGGACAAGGACCTGACCGTGGAAGAGGTCTTTAACAAGTACCGTCCGCTGCGCTTCTCGCGCATCCCGGTTTACGACGGCAGCCTGGATAACATCATAGGCATGACCTATCGCTATAAAATTCACGAAACTCTTTCCAACGATCTGCACGACAAGACAATCGGTGAAATCGTGACTCCGATTTCCAGCATCCCGGAACGCATGACTGTGTCCCAGGTTCTGGACTTCTTTATCAAAGAAAAAGAGCACGTGGCTTTGGCTGTTGACGAGTACGGTATCGTGGCTGGTCTGGTCAGTCTGGAAGACGCCGTTGAAACCTTGCTGGGTGTTGAGATCGTCGATGAATTGGATAACGTTGAAGACATGCGCAAGTTCGCTCTTGAACAGTGGCAGATGCGCAAACAGAAACTGCGCCGGAGCTAG
- the cutA gene encoding divalent-cation tolerance protein CutA — translation MILFYIPCPDKNSAQSIARTLLEEKLVGCANIIPGMESMYWWEGKLETSSEHILILKALNTPDAQSRITKRVEELHPYEVPCVMTLPVLGINPAFKNWLEESQR, via the coding sequence GTGATTTTGTTTTATATCCCCTGTCCTGACAAAAATTCTGCGCAGAGTATCGCAAGAACTCTGCTTGAAGAAAAACTTGTCGGTTGCGCCAACATCATTCCGGGCATGGAATCGATGTACTGGTGGGAGGGAAAATTAGAGACAAGCTCCGAGCATATCCTGATTCTGAAGGCTTTGAACACCCCTGATGCACAGAGCAGAATCACAAAAAGGGTCGAAGAGCTTCATCCTTATGAAGTCCCGTGTGTCATGACTCTCCCCGTCCTGGGAATCAATCCCGCATTCAAGAACTGGCTTGAAGAAAGTCAAAGATAG
- the pyrE gene encoding orotate phosphoribosyltransferase, with the protein MTRQELAKNIYDIAHLTGEFKLRSGQISNEYFDKYRFEAQPTLLREIAKQMVPLIPAGTEVLAGLEMGGIPIATALSLETGIPCVFVRKEAKEYGTCKFAEGLEIKGKKVCVIEDVVTTGGQVVLSTADLRSIGAEISTVLCVIHRGPQFPEPKLTEIGLDLRPLFKKSDF; encoded by the coding sequence ATGACCAGACAAGAACTTGCCAAGAATATTTACGACATTGCTCACCTGACGGGTGAATTCAAATTGCGCTCAGGCCAGATCTCGAACGAATACTTCGACAAGTATCGTTTTGAGGCACAACCGACGTTGCTGCGTGAAATCGCCAAACAAATGGTTCCATTAATTCCTGCAGGCACCGAAGTTCTGGCGGGCCTTGAAATGGGCGGCATCCCTATCGCCACGGCCCTGTCCCTGGAAACCGGGATCCCTTGTGTGTTCGTTCGTAAAGAGGCCAAAGAATACGGTACCTGCAAGTTTGCCGAAGGCCTTGAGATCAAAGGCAAGAAGGTCTGTGTGATTGAGGATGTCGTCACCACTGGCGGTCAGGTGGTGCTTTCCACGGCGGATTTACGCTCTATCGGAGCTGAGATTTCCACAGTTCTGTGTGTGATCCACCGCGGGCCCCAGTTCCCCGAACCCAAGCTGACTGAGATCGGCCTGGACCTTCGTCCATTGTTCAAGAAATCCGATTTCTAG
- a CDS encoding phosphatase domain-containing protein, with protein sequence MRKYIALLAGLMLSAFAEAKVLVVSDIDDTLKVSHVLSKKGAATSFADDDSRFVGMSEILQMLNLQHEDIEFHYVSLAPKLLMNEQHTDFLEENGFPITKLHMNSGIKQDPELKQKVIRKVLAETNPEVVIYFGDNGQFDAVVYDQMVKEFPHIPAVSYIREAYSRLDRSKFPTMEGQIGFVTSVEVAIDLISKGLLMKKAYGPIEQIVYKRIKKDDKDEKFGPMVFPWWQDCRDFKWQWDVRNPSVKLQKIQSVIAERCAQ encoded by the coding sequence ATGAGAAAATACATCGCTTTACTTGCCGGATTGATGTTGTCAGCCTTTGCCGAAGCCAAGGTGCTTGTGGTGTCTGATATTGATGACACGTTGAAGGTGTCCCACGTGCTATCCAAGAAGGGTGCGGCAACCTCTTTTGCCGATGATGACAGTCGTTTCGTGGGTATGTCTGAAATCTTACAGATGTTAAATCTGCAGCATGAAGACATTGAATTCCATTATGTGTCTTTGGCGCCAAAGCTTCTGATGAACGAGCAGCACACGGATTTCCTAGAGGAAAACGGCTTCCCGATCACGAAACTGCACATGAACTCGGGCATCAAACAGGATCCTGAGCTGAAGCAAAAAGTCATCCGCAAGGTGCTTGCTGAAACCAACCCGGAAGTGGTGATCTATTTCGGCGACAACGGTCAGTTCGATGCGGTTGTTTACGACCAGATGGTGAAAGAATTCCCGCACATTCCGGCTGTCAGCTATATCCGCGAAGCTTATTCCAGACTGGATCGTTCCAAGTTCCCAACGATGGAAGGTCAGATTGGCTTTGTCACCAGCGTGGAAGTGGCGATTGATTTGATTTCCAAAGGTCTTTTGATGAAGAAGGCTTATGGCCCGATTGAGCAGATCGTTTACAAGCGCATAAAGAAAGACGACAAGGATGAAAAATTCGGTCCCATGGTCTTCCCATGGTGGCAGGACTGCCGCGACTTCAAATGGCAATGGGACGTAAGGAACCCTTCTGTAAAGCTTCAGAAGATTCAGTCTGTGATTGCTGAAAGATGTGCGCAATAA
- a CDS encoding phospholipase: MSLAVYLLVTMVAGQGFAKNTLKDFTSDGCSMSPDGFAWSVNAYLDCCVAHDVAYWSRFTIQSF; this comes from the coding sequence GTGTCGCTTGCTGTCTATTTATTGGTCACTATGGTGGCTGGGCAGGGGTTTGCTAAAAATACGCTGAAAGACTTTACCAGCGATGGCTGCAGCATGAGTCCGGACGGGTTTGCCTGGTCGGTGAATGCCTATTTGGACTGCTGTGTGGCGCATGACGTGGCTTACTGGAGCAGATTTACGATTCAATCTTTTTAG
- a CDS encoding class I SAM-dependent methyltransferase, with translation MKKEMSHRKKVRRRVNKKSTALVFDKYELYRKAVQSAENDVVFIWNTFRELKGKQPRVFREDFCGTFALSTEWIKLHPRHEAVGVDLDPEPMAYGKANYLTKLKPEQQKRMKLVEGNVLDPNLAKADIVAAMNFSYFCFKKREVLKKYFANVLKTLNKDGMFLVDIFGGSQCYEAIEDAIKHEGFTYYWDQTNFDPVTNEALFHIHFKVGGKKIEQVFTYDWRMWSISEVRDIMEEVGFKKTHVYWEGTAPDGSGDGNFTRVDHGEACQSWIAYVVGEK, from the coding sequence ATGAAAAAAGAAATGTCCCACAGGAAAAAAGTCCGCCGTCGTGTGAATAAAAAAAGCACGGCTTTGGTATTCGATAAATACGAACTGTACCGCAAGGCGGTTCAGTCGGCGGAAAACGATGTGGTCTTTATCTGGAACACGTTCCGCGAGCTGAAAGGCAAGCAGCCCCGTGTATTCCGTGAAGACTTCTGCGGGACATTTGCTCTTTCCACTGAGTGGATCAAGCTGCATCCTCGTCATGAGGCGGTGGGTGTGGATCTGGATCCGGAACCAATGGCCTACGGCAAAGCCAACTATCTGACGAAGCTAAAGCCGGAACAGCAAAAGCGCATGAAGCTGGTTGAAGGCAACGTGCTGGATCCGAATCTGGCCAAAGCCGACATCGTGGCCGCGATGAATTTCTCGTACTTCTGCTTTAAAAAACGTGAGGTTTTGAAAAAGTACTTCGCCAATGTGCTGAAGACTTTGAACAAAGACGGCATGTTCCTGGTGGATATCTTCGGTGGCAGTCAGTGCTACGAAGCCATTGAAGACGCGATCAAACACGAAGGCTTCACTTACTACTGGGATCAGACGAACTTTGATCCTGTGACCAATGAGGCTCTGTTCCACATCCACTTTAAAGTGGGTGGGAAGAAGATCGAACAGGTCTTCACCTATGACTGGCGTATGTGGTCCATCTCTGAGGTCCGCGACATCATGGAAGAAGTGGGTTTTAAAAAGACCCACGTGTACTGGGAAGGTACGGCTCCGGATGGTTCCGGAGACGGCAACTTCACCCGTGTAGATCACGGCGAAGCTTGTCAGTCCTGGATTGCCTACGTAGTCGGCGAAAAATAG
- a CDS encoding alpha-ketoacid dehydrogenase subunit beta — protein sequence MASIAQAIRMALHYGEANMGVKDIFGQDVGAPLGGVFTATQGLETAWNSTLDERGIISMAMGIAMGGDRCVAEIQFADYIFNTIDLLKIAGNTLWCTNGQIQLPMVVMTPVGAGIFGSVYHSHSFDAWASRLQGWKIVMPSNPLDAYGLMLSAIEDPNPVLYLKSKALMRHKGDELIPGEPADEKELKAMIDKPVQNSEGWKPRWPELEKYMVPIGKGKITHAGEHITVVTYSRMVHLCDEVAVKLAEEGISVEVIDLRSIYPYDWPMIKASIEKTGRVLFVNEDTEVTNFGEHLAYRATQECFYQLMARPRVLAGKNLPGIGLHPNLEKNSVPQIHDIELAIREVVAEVP from the coding sequence ATGGCAAGTATTGCTCAGGCCATCAGAATGGCCCTTCACTATGGTGAAGCCAACATGGGAGTTAAAGACATCTTCGGTCAGGACGTGGGCGCACCACTGGGGGGCGTTTTCACAGCGACTCAAGGTTTGGAAACGGCGTGGAACTCGACTCTGGATGAGCGTGGGATCATCAGCATGGCGATGGGTATCGCGATGGGTGGTGACCGCTGCGTGGCTGAAATCCAGTTTGCGGATTATATCTTTAACACCATCGATCTTTTGAAAATTGCCGGCAACACTTTGTGGTGCACGAACGGTCAGATTCAACTGCCGATGGTGGTGATGACTCCGGTGGGTGCGGGGATCTTTGGTTCCGTTTACCACTCTCATTCCTTCGACGCCTGGGCATCCCGCCTGCAAGGCTGGAAGATCGTAATGCCGTCCAATCCGTTGGATGCTTACGGCTTGATGCTTTCTGCGATCGAGGATCCAAATCCGGTTCTTTATTTGAAATCCAAGGCGTTGATGCGCCATAAAGGTGATGAGCTGATCCCGGGTGAACCTGCGGATGAAAAAGAGCTTAAAGCCATGATCGACAAACCAGTTCAGAATTCTGAAGGCTGGAAGCCGCGCTGGCCGGAACTTGAAAAATACATGGTTCCAATCGGCAAGGGCAAGATCACTCACGCGGGTGAACACATCACGGTTGTCACTTACAGCCGCATGGTGCACCTGTGTGACGAAGTGGCGGTGAAACTGGCAGAAGAAGGCATCTCAGTTGAGGTGATCGATCTGCGCTCGATCTATCCATACGACTGGCCGATGATCAAAGCATCCATCGAAAAAACCGGTCGCGTGCTGTTCGTGAACGAGGACACGGAAGTGACTAACTTCGGCGAACATTTGGCTTACCGTGCGACTCAAGAGTGCTTCTATCAACTGATGGCGCGTCCGCGTGTTCTGGCTGGTAAAAACCTGCCGGGCATCGGTCTGCACCCGAACCTTGAAAAGAACTCTGTGCCACAGATCCATGACATTGAACTTGCGATTCGTGAAGTCGTAGCGGAAGTGCCGTAA
- a CDS encoding thiamine pyrophosphate-dependent dehydrogenase E1 component subunit alpha has translation MSKKTTVKAGGKAAAGKTTKKAAKPAAKSTVKASKKATAPAKKKQSFGGLSEEILLRMHNLMVKSRVLEERLIKIYKAGEAYFWIGGPGEEAWGVALGMLARKGSGPENDWLHLHYRCTPTMVALGMDMIDSIRLMMNRATDPSTGGRNFSSHYCFPQWNVAPVTSPLEVQYPIACGTAHVQKRAGKGAISIVTGGDAGTAEGDFASCLILASRKGQELPMLITVQNNGYGISTPYEGQHGETNIADRAAAFNIRSRVINGNDPIETYLALKEEMEYIRKTGKPSFIEAKVTRLYGHSSADGANKKPHLFDPVLTFEKNLIDAGILDAKAAKKIWENYEAEGVSAQEQARQEPVPTPESVWDHVYVNSENADWRKF, from the coding sequence ATGTCTAAAAAGACCACTGTGAAAGCAGGGGGTAAGGCGGCTGCTGGTAAGACTACCAAGAAGGCTGCAAAACCTGCTGCAAAGTCCACTGTGAAAGCTTCTAAAAAAGCGACTGCTCCTGCAAAAAAGAAGCAGAGCTTTGGTGGATTGTCTGAAGAAATTTTGCTTCGCATGCACAACCTGATGGTTAAGTCCCGCGTGCTTGAAGAACGTCTGATCAAAATTTATAAAGCCGGTGAGGCTTACTTCTGGATTGGTGGACCTGGTGAGGAAGCCTGGGGTGTTGCTTTGGGTATGCTGGCGCGCAAAGGCTCTGGCCCAGAGAACGACTGGTTGCACCTGCACTATCGCTGTACTCCGACGATGGTGGCTTTGGGCATGGACATGATTGATTCCATCCGCTTGATGATGAACCGTGCGACGGATCCATCAACAGGTGGTCGTAACTTCTCCAGCCACTATTGCTTCCCGCAATGGAACGTGGCTCCGGTGACGTCTCCTTTGGAAGTTCAGTATCCGATCGCGTGCGGTACGGCTCACGTGCAAAAGCGTGCGGGTAAAGGTGCGATCTCCATCGTGACTGGTGGTGATGCCGGGACTGCTGAAGGTGACTTTGCATCCTGTTTGATCCTTGCGTCCCGTAAGGGCCAGGAACTTCCGATGCTGATCACTGTGCAGAACAACGGTTACGGTATTTCGACTCCGTACGAAGGTCAGCACGGTGAAACAAACATCGCGGATCGCGCTGCTGCGTTCAACATCCGTTCCCGCGTGATCAACGGCAATGACCCGATTGAAACTTATCTGGCTCTGAAGGAAGAGATGGAATACATCCGTAAAACCGGCAAACCATCCTTCATCGAAGCGAAGGTGACTCGTTTGTACGGTCACTCTTCCGCGGACGGCGCCAATAAAAAACCACACTTGTTTGATCCGGTGCTGACTTTCGAAAAGAACCTGATCGATGCTGGTATTCTTGATGCGAAAGCGGCGAAGAAGATCTGGGAAAATTATGAAGCCGAAGGCGTCAGCGCCCAGGAACAAGCCCGTCAGGAACCGGTACCGACTCCGGAATCTGTTTGGGATCATGTTTACGTTAACAGCGAAAATGCAGATTGGAGAAAATTCTAA
- a CDS encoding S41 family peptidase, producing the protein MSSFSKGVRGFIIAGSLAVSSLASAQLKEGLECRYLTVIEQGFLANHVKYSNRDTDLQNRVIEQYLKRLDPSKIYLTQGDVDAIRKSAGNVFDKTKNRDCSFLDAAQKIVLERVKDRSEFAKKYLGKDFKFESATEFTFDPEKKTWPKDSAEANEYLKKYIQFQIGNYMATDMKMDEAKKNVIKNYERAVKRTADTTQDDLFSGYLDSFARALDPHSSFFSRDVLEDFEIQMRLSLEGIGATLSSQDGFTVVEQLVPGGAAAKSGLIEPQDKIVAVGQEKGAMENVIDMDLKDVVKKIRGNKGTKVRLTILRKSGEGKKRFDVTLTREKVNLEDEAASIIYQDREINGQKKKIGVINFPSFYADSRRGGRSSAADMKKLIKEANEKKVDGLVLDLSNNGGGSLEDAVKIAGLFFQTGNVVKQSSKNEGRAESALRDTDPMVDWAGPLVVLTSRISASASEIVSGTLQDYKRAVVVGGDHTYGKGSVQSVLPIPNNLGAIKVTVGMFFVPGGKSTQHRGVDADIVLPGPFSADDIGEKYMDYSLPPKTIESFLSPDAYVKEGPGAWKEIKPEWLKSLRERSGERVAKNDEFKKIVEELNKAKARGKVIRVSEVLKDKNEKEKKDKAKKTASKAKKNEEYLKRPDIMEAENVLLDLIQLEDGKSLVPQQKQANAK; encoded by the coding sequence ATGAGTTCATTCTCAAAAGGCGTTAGAGGTTTCATCATTGCCGGATCATTGGCAGTTTCATCTTTGGCATCGGCACAACTGAAAGAGGGCCTTGAGTGCCGTTACCTGACAGTGATTGAACAGGGCTTCCTTGCCAACCACGTGAAGTATTCCAACCGCGACACAGACTTGCAAAATCGTGTGATCGAGCAGTATCTGAAAAGACTGGATCCTTCCAAAATCTATCTGACTCAAGGTGATGTCGATGCGATTCGCAAATCCGCGGGCAACGTGTTTGATAAAACCAAAAACCGTGACTGTTCATTCCTGGATGCAGCTCAAAAAATCGTTCTGGAGCGCGTGAAAGACCGCTCTGAGTTTGCAAAAAAATATCTGGGCAAAGATTTCAAGTTTGAATCCGCAACGGAATTCACGTTCGATCCGGAAAAGAAAACCTGGCCGAAAGATTCCGCAGAAGCCAATGAATACCTGAAAAAATACATTCAGTTCCAGATCGGGAACTACATGGCGACAGACATGAAAATGGATGAAGCCAAAAAGAACGTGATCAAAAACTATGAGCGTGCAGTGAAAAGAACCGCTGACACCACTCAGGATGATCTGTTCTCGGGTTACCTGGATTCCTTTGCTCGTGCGTTGGATCCACACTCCAGCTTCTTCTCTCGTGATGTGCTGGAGGACTTTGAGATTCAAATGCGTTTGTCTTTGGAAGGTATCGGCGCGACACTTTCCTCCCAGGACGGTTTCACAGTTGTTGAACAACTGGTTCCGGGTGGGGCCGCTGCAAAATCCGGCTTGATCGAACCACAGGATAAAATCGTGGCTGTCGGTCAGGAAAAAGGCGCGATGGAAAACGTGATCGACATGGATTTGAAAGACGTCGTCAAAAAAATCCGTGGTAACAAGGGCACGAAAGTGCGCCTGACAATCCTGAGAAAATCCGGTGAAGGCAAAAAACGTTTTGATGTCACATTGACCCGTGAAAAGGTGAACCTTGAGGACGAAGCAGCGTCCATCATCTATCAGGATCGTGAAATCAACGGCCAGAAAAAGAAAATCGGTGTTATCAACTTCCCATCCTTCTATGCGGATTCCCGTCGCGGTGGCAGATCTTCTGCGGCTGACATGAAAAAGCTGATCAAGGAAGCCAACGAAAAGAAAGTTGACGGCCTGGTGCTGGATCTTTCCAACAACGGTGGTGGTTCGCTTGAAGACGCGGTGAAAATCGCGGGTCTGTTCTTCCAGACCGGAAACGTGGTGAAGCAGTCCTCCAAAAATGAAGGCCGTGCGGAATCCGCACTTCGTGACACAGATCCAATGGTGGACTGGGCGGGACCGCTGGTTGTTTTGACCAGCCGTATTTCTGCCTCCGCTTCTGAAATCGTGTCCGGCACTTTGCAGGATTATAAACGTGCCGTAGTCGTGGGTGGTGATCACACTTATGGTAAGGGCTCAGTTCAGTCTGTCCTTCCAATCCCGAACAATCTGGGCGCGATCAAAGTGACTGTGGGTATGTTCTTCGTGCCGGGTGGTAAATCCACTCAGCACCGTGGTGTGGATGCAGATATCGTGTTGCCAGGCCCGTTCAGTGCGGATGACATTGGCGAAAAATACATGGATTACTCTTTGCCGCCAAAAACGATTGAATCCTTCCTGTCACCGGATGCCTACGTGAAAGAAGGCCCGGGCGCTTGGAAAGAAATCAAACCGGAGTGGCTGAAGTCCCTGCGTGAAAGATCCGGCGAGCGTGTTGCTAAGAACGATGAGTTCAAAAAGATCGTGGAAGAGCTGAACAAAGCCAAAGCCCGCGGTAAAGTGATCCGCGTGAGCGAAGTTCTTAAAGACAAGAACGAAAAAGAAAAGAAAGACAAAGCTAAAAAGACCGCTAGCAAGGCCAAGAAAAACGAAGAGTATTTGAAGCGTCCTGATATCATGGAAGCAGAAAATGTTCTTCTGGATCTGATTCAGCTTGAGGACGGGAAATCCCTGGTGCCTCAGCAGAAGCAGGCTAACGCCAAGTAG